Genomic window (bacterium):
AATGTATATGCATCCCAAAGCAGATTGTTATAACTGTAACTCGGATACCAGGAATACGGATCGGTCTCATTGGGGCTCGTCAGATATTTGTATATGGGATTAGTACTTGAGCCCGTCCAGTAACCCGGATGCTGATAATAAGTCCTCGACATATTCAAACCGGCACTCGCCGTAACCAAGTAACGTGCACCAGTGCCGTCATTGGGAGTGTGGTCTTGATAATACATAGGGATCCCACCGAGAATTGGGTCCGAATATCCCAGACCGGTCAGCACAACCATACCCGGTGTATTCATTCTCTGGCCAGATACCACATTCGGATAAATGCCGTTACTCTCTGTCCATGTGGCTCTGAACGTAAATATAGAGTTGGATGTGCCGTGCTGCGGCGATACCTCAAGCTTAAGACCCTGCGCACCCACATTTGAGAGAGCCAAGAAGCCAAAGGCAAATATTATTATCGTTAACTTGAAAGCACGTTTCCAAATATTACTCATCTGCGGTTTTCCTTCCAAACTCCATCCATCATTCAGCACAAGCTGATAGTATAAGGGCATTATCTAGTATCCGCCGCTCAAGGACGTGACTCCTGAATCAGGGAAAATTGCCGGCCTGAAAATCAGCGTGACCGGAGTCTTTGCACGAACCCAATATCCATTCCACGGCACCAGCATTTCATCATTTGCGCTGAGTGTCTCATAGGAAGATGTATCGAGACTCCATCCATATATAGTCTTGCTGAGCCACCCCTTCTTGACAGCGTCCTCATACGAATAAGATGTATTTGTTGTCTTGTTGTAAACCATTAGCTGCCCGATATACACTGGGTAGACGAACGGATTGCCGATCATGTTCCAGCCCTTCGATAGCTCTATGTCCTGCTCTTTATACTGCTTGCCGTAATATTCACCAACAATAGCCGCATCTTCAGCAAGAGAATATGTTTGCTGGCCGCCTCTGCCCAAACTGTAGACATTAACCCAAAATGCCTTACCCGGCTCCAATTGGGACAGCGTGACATATTCCTTCGCATCGAGATCATATGAGACGGCCTTATATCCAGACGTAAGCCCAAAAGCATGCTCAAAAGTGGGATTGTTGAACTCGAACGGAACACTGACCATCTGATAGCCATAGCGAAGTACGGCCTTCTTAGCAGCAGGAACCATAATGGTACGCGTGACTGTCTGACTCCAGCCGCTCTCATCACTGAAAACCACGTAATATTCCAACTCACCACAGTATTCACCAGTCGGCTTAACAGACCAAGTCACAACATCCGACTCAGAATTGGTCGGCACATCTCCAATTTCCTGTTTAGCTGTTGAACCTGAAGCAAGCTCAAGACCATCAGGTAAGTAAAGATATGCTGAAACATCTTCTAAATTATATGGACCGGAGTCCATTGTCGTATTGTAAACATACGCACTGATTGTGAATGGATCCGGAGTAATATCAACGAGGTTAACATCGGGATCAGTGCTGTCGTATTTAAGTGAGCTTGGCCCCTGAACAGCCGCAGTTACAGAGTCCCGGACAACTTTGGTGCCGGACTTATATGTCCACTTTTCCGATGCAGCACCTATGCCGTAATATGTGACATATGTGCGTGAAGCTCCGGCGGCAAGAGACTTCTGTTTCCACTCAATCAGACAGCATGGAGCATCAAGTGCCACTAAAGGGTCAGGTGAATAACTATCCGGCAGCCATGTGGATGTCATGATAAGACCGCCGCTTTCCCATTCACCCACGGCTACATAGTCTGGCACAGTGGAATCCTGCTCATCAAAGGTGAATCTGGTTACCCTCTCCGGAGAATCCACACTGTCGTAGAACTCAATCCTTTCGGGAACCTTTGTCCCTGAGAAAATGGTCCCAGGAAATGAATCCGATACGCCATTGGCACGTGTCATTCCAATGCCCTCAACATATGGATATGCATGCAAAGAACTGTTGGTAACCTTTGGAATGCCAAACATACCCAATCCTATGGACTGAGTTGTGGTAGCCTTGTTGGTAATCGTCAGAGCATAACGTATCTGGTCACGCACAAGACTGATATTAATCTTGACAGCGACTGGTGTGGTGCCGGCTGTAAGCCATTCACCCTCAATGTAGGGACCACCAGGCCCAAGTGTGGTGCCGACAATCGGTGTATCGTATTTTTTGGGTTCAGTGGACCAGGAACCACTGCCGTCACTGCCTGCACCAATCAGCACCGGCGTATTGTCGCCAACCTTGACCTTCCAATAACCCAAGGGACCAAACGGATATGATCCCCAGGGAGTCATCTCCGCGTTGTCGTCATCGGTGGTCTCGGGATCGCCCATTATAGACATTGCCGAATAACGACCGGCTACTTCCCATTCAGTCGAATCACCATCCGTATCATACACTGTTACAGTGCCGTCGATACCGATATACGCTTCCACATAGTCGTTTGAAAGTGACATAGCGGAGTAATCATCAGATAACTCTATATAGATAATCGCGTCATATGCCCATGCAGCCGACCATGACCCTATGAAAATTGTCAGCACAAACAAGATCATGGATAATATCGCTCTTGTATTATTCATCTATAATATCTCCTTACGTCCTCAGTGAAAAATCATCAATTGCGATCTACGGCAAAATTGTCATCTCAAGGGAGTCGCTTGAAGTTACTCCACCAACCCTGGCATAGAGCCAATACCCCATATATGCATCAAGCGCATCACGATTTGAAAGTTTGTGGTAGCCACGGCTCGGTGTCTGGGTGTAGTAATAAACACTTGAACCTATCCAGCCGGCAGCCTGAGCATCCGCCAGAGTTTTCGTTATGCCCTTATATGTAAAAAATGCATTGCTCCATGAAACCTGCTTGTCATATGGATTGCCGAACATGTTCCAGCCTTTGTAGAGACTAATGTTGTATGCATCACTTTCTAGAACTGCTGAATATGCACTGTTTAATACAACTTCCTGGTTGCTCGGCACCATAAGCCAAAAACCTGTACCAACCGGAAATGAATAGACACCAGAACTCTGATTGTAACTGCCGCCCGTATACCAACTATAGCTGGAATTGGAATCAAGTGGATTTTCCCATGCAAGCACGTTATCAGGATAATATAAGTAGCCCGCTCCAGATGCTATGGTAGTCTTCGGAGACCAGCGTGCCAGACGGACTCGTAACTTGCTCGTATCCGCAAAATTCGCGGATTCTCCATCCGCAGTAAGAAATAGATTCTCCGGCAATGCCGTCATCGTTAAGGCCCCATCACTATCGAAATGGGCAAAGTTGTAAGGAAGAGATATTAAGTATAGACCAGAAGAAAAAGTTGTGGACGCAACTGAAAAAACTGCCCAGTCAGAATATATCTGCCCACCAGCTGTTGACGAAGCCCTAACATAAATTGAATGGTCGCCCGCACTCAAAGGACTCTGCGTTGATGAATCCAATGGCCATGTGGCGGTAATGATGCCGGCACTGATGTTGGAGCTGTCCAAAATAACATATGACGTATCGGTTAGGTCGTCAGGAACTCCATTCTCGTCAGTGTCAGGATAGTCCAAATAAACCTTGACGGATGAAGTATCAACATTGGTCAGAGATATCTTGAACGTCGGTCTGCTGGAAACAGTGCCACCCGCGCTGGGCTGAAGAATCTGTACACCGCCATAAGTCAGAGCCGCCTTCACATCCAACACACCAGCACCATATTTATTCGGGTCCAGCGCACCAGTCTTTGGAGGACGAGCAGACTTCAATAGTCTGTCTGTCACTTCGCTCGCAGGAATACCGTAACTCAAAAGGATCGCTGCTGCACCAGCTACATGGGGGCATGCATACGATGTACCTGCACCAAAATATCCATAGTAATAATAATACTCACCAGTGTCATCATCTATCGAAAAGACTGTGCTGTAGATCTGATCTGCCGTACTTGTACTATCATCCCCACCGGGAGCAGCAATGTCGATTGTTGAACCGTAGTTGGAATAGTAAGCCAGACTCTCATCAGGACCTAAAGCAGATACTGAAATAACTCCGTCGCATGAGGCTGGATAACTCGGTAGATTTGTCTCTTCGTTTCCAGCGGCTGCAACCAGAATTACACCGGCTGCATATAACTTCTTCATCATCTCATCTGTGGCAGCATCATCTCCATAACTGCCATAGCTCATATTTAACACGTCCACACCCTGATCCAAAGCATATTGCTCGGCTTCAAGAAGAACGTCCGTATCCGCAGAACTACCTTCAAAAGCCCGGATGGGCACAATCTGCACGTTGTCCCAGCATACACCCACGACACCCTTATCGTTGTCACCTTGGGCTGCTATGATCCCGGAAACAAAAGTGCCATGACCATGCAAATCATTGCTGGGGTCACTATCATCATCCACAAAGTCATAGCCACTCGATATTCTGCCTTCCAGGTCAGGATGATTTGCTACGCCCGTATCGATTACACCTACTCGAACCGACTCGACACCCTTCTCAATATTCCAGGCATCCGGCATATTTATCATTTCCATGCCCCACTGGTTCTCATAGCCGGGATCATTCGGAACTGTACAGAGTGTGTAGACATAGTTTGGCTGAATGTGATCGACTGCCCACGTCACGGCTAACCTGGAACTAAGTGATGAACGACTCCGTGAAGATATTCTGGAAGTCCGACCCATCTTTATGTGATACATGCCGGACAATGGAAGCTCTTTTACAATTGAAGCTCCCATATTGTCCACAAGCATTTCGACTGCAGAGGAA
Coding sequences:
- a CDS encoding S8 family serine peptidase yields the protein MRPHACRLNKESLLGLKLVVLLGLCFGIVSAADAGNYNYVPNEYIINVQSGTSSSAVEMLVDNMGASIVKELPLSGMYHIKMGRTSRISSRSRSSLSSRLAVTWAVDHIQPNYVYTLCTVPNDPGYENQWGMEMINMPDAWNIEKGVESVRVGVIDTGVANHPDLEGRISSGYDFVDDDSDPSNDLHGHGTFVSGIIAAQGDNDKGVVGVCWDNVQIVPIRAFEGSSADTDVLLEAEQYALDQGVDVLNMSYGSYGDDAATDEMMKKLYAAGVILVAAAGNEETNLPSYPASCDGVISVSALGPDESLAYYSNYGSTIDIAAPGGDDSTSTADQIYSTVFSIDDDTGEYYYYYGYFGAGTSYACPHVAGAAAILLSYGIPASEVTDRLLKSARPPKTGALDPNKYGAGVLDVKAALTYGGVQILQPSAGGTVSSRPTFKISLTNVDTSSVKVYLDYPDTDENGVPDDLTDTSYVILDSSNISAGIITATWPLDSSTQSPLSAGDHSIYVRASSTAGGQIYSDWAVFSVASTTFSSGLYLISLPYNFAHFDSDGALTMTALPENLFLTADGESANFADTSKLRVRLARWSPKTTIASGAGYLYYPDNVLAWENPLDSNSSYSWYTGGSYNQSSGVYSFPVGTGFWLMVPSNQEVVLNSAYSAVLESDAYNISLYKGWNMFGNPYDKQVSWSNAFFTYKGITKTLADAQAAGWIGSSVYYYTQTPSRGYHKLSNRDALDAYMGYWLYARVGGVTSSDSLEMTILP